TTGTGGGTGACGTGGGGGCTGGATCAGATCGATGAAGACCTGCTCCGCCAGAACCTGCAGGCCAAGGACTTCCGTGCCCGCGCGGCAGCGGCCCGCGTGCTGCGCTACGCCGGCCACCAGATCCCCGACCAGGTGGAACTGCTCAAGACCGCCGCCCGCGACGAACACGGACGCGTCCGCCTCGAAGCCATCGTCGCCGCCTCGTGGCTCGACAGGGAGGACGGCCTCGCCATTCTTGAGGAAGCCGCGTCGTACGCCGGCTCGCGCGACCTCGCCGAAGGCATCCCCGGCGACATGCCGATCGACGCGCCGTTCGACGACTGGACCATCCACGCCTACGAGACGGCGCTGGCCCACCTGAACGGCCAGTCACTCATCGAACGCGAGAACGAGCTGACGCAGACGACGCTGCAAGGCGCCGACCGCGACCGGTTCCTCGCCGGTAAAAAGATCTACGACCGCGAGGGCTTCTGCCGGACGTGTCACCAGATCGGCGGCGAAGGCCTCTCCGCCTCGGGCTTCCCGCCGCTGGCCGGCAGCCCCTGGGTCACCGGAAACGAAGAACGCCTGATCAAGTTGACGCTGCACGGCCTGATGGGTCCGCTGGACCTGATGGGCAAGCAGTACACCGGCCAGGTGCCCATGACGCCCTTCGGGGGCATGCTGAACGACGAAGAAGTGGCCGCCGTGCTTACGTACGTGCGCAATGCCTTCGGAAACGCGGCGCCTGTGGTGCAGCCGGAGACCGTCGCCCGCGTCCGCGCCGCGACGGCCGGCAAGACCGGCTTCTACTCGCCGGACGAACTGCTCCGCGAACATCCGATGGAATAATCCCCGGTCCATCGGCACCGCCGCACGGACGCGGCGTGCCGTGGCCCTGATTTCGCCCATGGATGCGGCATCGCCGTGTCCCGATACACCATGCTACAGGAAAAAATAGCCAACGCCATAAAGGACGCCATGCGCGCCAGGGACCCGCTGCGCCTCAACGCGCTGCGGAGCATCAAGACCGCCTTCACCAACGAACTCGTCGCCCAGAAGCGGACGCCGCAGGACAGCCTGTCCGACGAGGAGGCGATCGGCGTCATCGCCCGGCTCGCCAAGCAGCGTAAAGACTCCATCGACCAGTTCACCCAGGGCGGCAGGCCCGACCTCGCCGAA
This sequence is a window from Rhodothermales bacterium. Protein-coding genes within it:
- a CDS encoding GatB/YqeY domain-containing protein, whose translation is MLQEKIANAIKDAMRARDPLRLNALRSIKTAFTNELVAQKRTPQDSLSDEEAIGVIARLAKQRKDSIDQFTQGGRPDLAEKEAQELTILEEFLPRQMSRDEILAAVTAKQAEMGVTDKAKAGMLIGALMKDLKGKADGKVVKEVVESLF